One genomic window of Moorella glycerini includes the following:
- a CDS encoding aldehyde ferredoxin oxidoreductase family protein: MKSVKGDTVLRVNLSTGQSRIEKLSPHFVADYLGGRGFTSRLMLEEIGAEVDPLGPENKLFFATGPFTGTSWPSSSRYTVAAKSPLTGILGDANSGGFWAVELKRAGYDALIIEGRSPEPVYLFIDDSQVSLRSARGIWGKDFITATDLIREELGDPEIKVAGIGQAGENLVRFAAVMNDYYRAAGRTGMGAVMGSKNLKAIAVRGSQGVRPADMERFQRAVAVAYQKNMASPWLRSFRDAGTAMLVDLCAPLGIMSTRNFASGVFPHWRKINAEAFRSRYRMTNGACANCVNRCDKRLVVLEGQYRGLFGRAPEYEAISAFGPRCDIDDLDAIVYANHLCNLYGMDVMSAGGVIAFAIDLFQAGLLTPEETGGQVLKWGDPELLVNLVQDIAFRKGLGDLLAEGERRLAQHVGDAARELETDIKGLEMVGGDIRGQLEHALGWAVASRGCDHLRGLANVVLFGDRETVEKVFGREKFPEILDSHSPKYKGYVINWCENFLSAVDALGLCKYVTAYPVFLPEDLCEAYAALTGREVTPEYFMLCGERITNVERLFNLRQGLTAADDIVGLKFTKPMPEGPAKGIAVEIEPMVAEYYRVRHWDAQGVPTRAKLQELGLLDAGLQVAEARGLTLSEGGKEN, translated from the coding sequence GTGAAGAGTGTTAAAGGCGACACCGTGTTACGGGTAAACCTGTCCACCGGCCAGAGCAGGATCGAAAAATTGAGCCCACACTTTGTGGCTGATTACCTTGGGGGCCGTGGCTTTACCTCTCGCCTTATGCTGGAGGAAATAGGTGCCGAGGTTGATCCTTTAGGTCCGGAGAATAAACTTTTCTTCGCTACCGGCCCCTTTACCGGCACGTCGTGGCCCTCTTCTTCCCGCTATACCGTGGCGGCCAAATCACCTCTAACAGGCATCCTGGGCGATGCCAATTCAGGAGGTTTCTGGGCGGTAGAACTTAAACGGGCGGGTTATGACGCTCTGATAATTGAGGGCCGGAGCCCGGAACCGGTTTACCTTTTCATTGACGACAGTCAGGTGAGCTTGAGGAGCGCCCGAGGTATATGGGGCAAGGATTTCATTACGGCTACCGACTTGATTCGGGAGGAGCTAGGGGACCCTGAAATTAAAGTAGCCGGAATCGGGCAGGCCGGCGAGAACCTGGTGCGTTTTGCAGCCGTAATGAATGACTACTACCGGGCCGCCGGCAGGACCGGTATGGGCGCAGTCATGGGCTCCAAGAATCTAAAAGCCATTGCCGTAAGGGGTAGCCAGGGCGTTCGCCCGGCCGACATGGAGCGTTTCCAGCGGGCAGTTGCAGTCGCTTACCAGAAGAACATGGCCAGCCCCTGGCTGCGTAGCTTTCGGGATGCCGGTACGGCTATGCTGGTGGACCTGTGCGCGCCTCTGGGCATCATGTCCACCCGTAACTTTGCCAGCGGGGTTTTCCCCCATTGGCGGAAGATCAATGCAGAGGCCTTTCGCAGCCGCTATCGGATGACCAACGGGGCCTGTGCCAACTGCGTTAATCGGTGCGATAAACGCCTGGTGGTGCTGGAAGGCCAATACCGGGGCCTCTTTGGCCGGGCGCCGGAGTATGAGGCTATTTCCGCCTTCGGCCCCCGGTGCGACATCGACGATCTGGACGCCATAGTCTATGCCAACCATCTCTGCAACCTTTATGGGATGGACGTCATGTCGGCAGGGGGCGTCATTGCCTTTGCCATCGATCTCTTCCAGGCCGGCCTGTTGACCCCTGAAGAAACCGGTGGCCAGGTTCTCAAGTGGGGTGATCCCGAGCTTCTGGTGAACCTGGTCCAGGATATAGCCTTCCGGAAGGGTCTGGGTGATCTCCTGGCCGAAGGTGAGCGCCGGCTGGCACAACACGTGGGCGATGCTGCCAGGGAACTGGAGACGGATATTAAAGGTTTGGAAATGGTCGGCGGGGACATCCGGGGCCAGTTGGAGCATGCCCTGGGTTGGGCCGTGGCCAGCCGGGGCTGCGACCATTTGCGCGGTCTGGCCAACGTGGTCCTTTTTGGGGACCGGGAGACAGTGGAGAAAGTTTTTGGCAGGGAAAAGTTTCCGGAAATCCTGGACAGCCACTCCCCCAAATATAAGGGCTACGTTATTAACTGGTGTGAGAATTTCCTGAGCGCCGTGGATGCCCTGGGCCTTTGCAAGTATGTCACGGCTTACCCGGTCTTCCTGCCGGAAGACCTCTGTGAAGCCTATGCCGCCCTTACCGGTCGGGAGGTAACTCCCGAGTACTTCATGCTGTGCGGGGAGCGCATCACCAACGTGGAGCGCCTGTTTAATCTGCGCCAGGGCCTTACGGCGGCGGACGACATCGTTGGCCTGAAATTCACCAAACCCATGCCGGAAGGCCCGGCCAAGGGAATAGCTGTGGAAATCGAACCCATGGTCGCCGAATACTACCGGGTCCGCCACTGGGATGCCCAGGGGGTACCTACCAGGGCCAAGCTGCAGGAGCTGGGACTTTTGGACGCAGGGTTGCAAGTGGCTGAGGCCAGGGGGTTAACCCTATCAGAGGGGGGAAAAGAGAATTGA
- a CDS encoding 4Fe-4S dicluster domain-containing protein has protein sequence MKKLLVDYSKCTGCGSCEMHCSSRSGEFNPLLSFINVVRREKEGAFIPLVCAHCEEPVCQAVCPYGAISRVDGIVRVEQQKCRGCRLCLQVCPFGALRQLPGQKTVQKCDLCGGDPQCARYCPSGSLQYVEEEVYNRSRRRELAARVWDEATSERST, from the coding sequence TTGAAAAAGTTGCTCGTTGATTATAGCAAATGCACCGGATGCGGTTCCTGCGAGATGCACTGTTCTTCCCGGAGCGGAGAATTCAACCCCCTCTTAAGCTTCATCAATGTGGTGCGCAGGGAAAAGGAAGGTGCCTTCATCCCCCTGGTCTGCGCCCACTGCGAGGAGCCGGTCTGCCAGGCGGTATGCCCTTACGGCGCCATTAGCAGGGTAGACGGAATCGTGCGGGTGGAACAACAAAAATGTCGCGGCTGCCGCCTGTGTCTGCAGGTATGTCCCTTTGGCGCCCTTCGGCAGTTGCCCGGCCAGAAGACGGTGCAGAAATGCGACCTCTGTGGTGGGGACCCCCAGTGCGCCCGATATTGCCCCAGCGGGTCCTTACAATACGTGGAAGAGGAAGTCTATAACCGTAGCCGGCGGCGCGAACTGGCGGCGCGGGTTTGGGATGAAGCCACCTCTGAAAGGAGCACGTAA
- a CDS encoding dihydrodipicolinate synthase family protein, with protein sequence MPGVDQPGRFQGVITALLTPFTRGGQEVDMGALKGLCEWQIKAGIHCLFPLGTTGEGLLLSPEERKRAAEAVVEQVAGRIPVILHVGHISTSVSCDLALHAAATGADAVAVIAPYFYPLDEEALVNHLVAVARSVPRLPVFLYNNPATAVNSISRRVFRRVSQACDNIMGLKDSSKSLEILAGFVEEREPGQVVLVGGDGLVYEALELGAAGCVSSLSGVFPWAMLDIYRLWQTGDKEGARSAQTRARALQQALQKGPYYASCKKILKWMGLPGGEVRPPMRDLTADEERMVLEALEGFQHVKRGGTHGTP encoded by the coding sequence ATGCCCGGAGTAGACCAACCCGGCCGGTTTCAAGGAGTTATAACCGCCCTCCTTACTCCTTTTACGCGGGGCGGGCAGGAAGTAGATATGGGCGCCCTTAAAGGGTTGTGCGAGTGGCAGATAAAAGCCGGGATACACTGCCTGTTCCCCCTGGGCACCACCGGCGAGGGCCTGTTACTGTCACCGGAAGAAAGAAAACGGGCGGCTGAAGCAGTGGTGGAGCAGGTGGCCGGGCGTATCCCGGTGATCTTGCATGTAGGGCATATAAGCACCTCGGTAAGCTGTGACCTGGCCCTGCATGCCGCCGCCACCGGGGCCGATGCCGTAGCAGTGATAGCACCCTACTTCTATCCCCTGGACGAGGAAGCCCTGGTGAACCACCTGGTGGCGGTAGCCCGATCCGTGCCCCGGCTGCCGGTTTTCCTGTATAACAATCCGGCCACTGCCGTAAACAGCATCAGCCGACGGGTTTTCCGGCGGGTCAGCCAGGCATGCGATAACATCATGGGTCTAAAAGACAGTAGTAAAAGCCTGGAAATCCTGGCTGGCTTTGTGGAGGAACGGGAGCCGGGCCAGGTGGTGCTGGTAGGCGGGGATGGTCTAGTCTATGAGGCCCTGGAGTTGGGCGCCGCCGGTTGTGTGAGCAGCCTGTCCGGGGTATTCCCCTGGGCCATGCTGGATATTTACCGCCTCTGGCAGACGGGCGATAAGGAAGGAGCCCGGTCGGCCCAGACCCGTGCCCGGGCCCTGCAGCAAGCCCTCCAAAAAGGCCCTTACTACGCTAGCTGTAAAAAGATTTTAAAGTGGATGGGCCTGCCAGGCGGTGAGGTACGGCCTCCTATGCGCGATTTGACCGCGGATGAGGAAAGGATGGTTCTGGAGGCCTTAGAGGGATTTCAGCATGTTAAAAGAGGTGGCACCCATGGAACTCCGTAG
- the ilvD gene encoding dihydroxy-acid dehydratase, which produces MELRSRKVVSGPERLPWSANLKACGFTDLELSQPLVAVANSWNEICPGHIHLRSISQAVKDGIRLAGGTPMEFNTMAICDALAQGHEGMRYVLPSREVITAAIELTVQAYQFDALVLIGSCDKILPAQLMAAGRLNIPTLMITGGPMLQATHRGQKVAPTDVLESLMRLRRGEMEAAELKALAEASFPTAGSCLGVWTANSMACVAEALGMTLPGSGTIPAVYSRRLWLAKETGIKVMELLRRGIKPSDIMTREAFVNAIRVAMALGASTNVFLHLPAIAAELDLTIDLDLFDALSHTTPRLCTLNPGGPHVIPDLDEAGGVQAVMLELGDLINGEALTGTGRTVRENLAGKRVLNPEVIRPRARPVAPEGGLAVLKGSLAPRGAVVRTATIDLGSRHFCGRARVFESEEAATGAILSGRISPGDVMVVRYEGPRGGPGMREMLTASATLNGAGLGTQVALITDGRFSGASRGICIGHISPEAAEGGPIALVQEGDLIEIDLERRTLDICLSKEELNERRRAWQPPPPRITRGYLGLYARVASSADKGAAVNPGWL; this is translated from the coding sequence ATGGAACTCCGTAGCCGTAAAGTGGTGAGCGGACCAGAGCGCCTTCCCTGGTCGGCCAACCTTAAAGCCTGTGGCTTTACCGATTTGGAGTTGTCCCAGCCTCTGGTGGCAGTAGCCAATAGCTGGAATGAAATCTGCCCGGGTCATATTCACCTGCGCAGCATATCTCAGGCCGTGAAGGACGGCATACGCCTGGCCGGCGGCACTCCCATGGAATTCAACACCATGGCCATCTGCGACGCTCTGGCTCAGGGGCACGAAGGGATGCGATATGTTCTGCCCAGCCGCGAAGTCATTACGGCTGCCATTGAGCTGACGGTGCAGGCTTACCAGTTTGACGCCCTGGTACTTATAGGCTCCTGCGATAAAATTCTCCCGGCCCAGCTCATGGCAGCCGGGCGTCTGAACATCCCCACTCTGATGATAACGGGCGGCCCTATGCTCCAGGCCACCCACCGGGGCCAGAAGGTGGCCCCGACCGATGTCCTGGAGAGCCTGATGCGCCTGCGCCGCGGGGAAATGGAGGCAGCCGAACTTAAAGCGCTGGCAGAAGCCTCTTTCCCCACTGCCGGGTCCTGCCTGGGAGTCTGGACTGCCAATTCCATGGCTTGTGTAGCCGAAGCCCTGGGAATGACTCTACCAGGTTCGGGGACCATCCCGGCCGTCTACTCCCGGCGCCTGTGGCTGGCTAAAGAAACAGGTATTAAAGTAATGGAACTGCTCCGCCGAGGTATTAAGCCATCGGACATTATGACCCGCGAGGCTTTTGTCAATGCCATCAGGGTGGCCATGGCCCTGGGAGCCTCCACCAACGTGTTTTTGCACCTGCCAGCCATTGCCGCCGAACTGGACTTAACGATTGATCTTGACCTTTTCGACGCCCTAAGCCACACCACTCCGCGCTTGTGTACCCTCAACCCGGGCGGCCCCCACGTCATACCGGATCTCGACGAAGCCGGCGGAGTCCAGGCTGTTATGCTTGAACTGGGCGACCTCATCAACGGCGAGGCCTTGACCGGAACCGGGCGTACGGTGAGAGAAAACCTGGCAGGGAAAAGGGTTTTGAACCCGGAAGTGATCCGGCCGCGGGCCCGCCCGGTGGCACCGGAGGGGGGGCTGGCGGTCCTCAAGGGCAGTCTGGCCCCCCGGGGCGCCGTGGTCCGGACCGCCACTATAGACCTGGGCAGCCGGCATTTTTGCGGCCGGGCCAGGGTATTTGAATCTGAGGAAGCAGCCACCGGGGCCATACTTTCCGGCCGCATTTCCCCGGGGGATGTTATGGTAGTGCGCTACGAGGGGCCACGGGGCGGGCCCGGCATGCGGGAAATGTTGACGGCTTCGGCCACCCTCAATGGAGCAGGGCTGGGCACCCAGGTAGCCCTGATCACCGACGGCCGTTTCTCCGGGGCCAGCCGGGGTATATGCATAGGCCACATCTCGCCCGAAGCAGCCGAGGGCGGTCCCATCGCCCTGGTTCAGGAGGGGGACTTGATTGAGATTGACTTAGAGAGGCGTACCCTGGATATCTGCCTGTCGAAAGAAGAGCTGAACGAGCGGCGGCGGGCCTGGCAGCCGCCTCCGCCCCGGATAACCAGGGGGTATCTTGGCCTTTATGCCAGGGTGGCTAGCTCTGCCGATAAAGGAGCTGCCGTTAACCCTGGCTGGCTCTAA
- the ilvC gene encoding ketol-acid reductoisomerase translates to MPRIYYDQDADLSYLKDKTVAIVGYGNQGRSQALNLRDSGINVIVGNTRDRAWDQAKEDGFETYPVAEAVERADVIALLVPDEIAPQVYEESIVPHLKEGKVLDFASGYNVTYDFIQFPEYIDVIMVAPRMIGRSVRDLFVQGSGGPSLVGVHQDYSGQAWERALAFAKGIGSTRVGAVESSFEEETRCDLFGEQLSGGLLYMIRTAYEIMVANGISEEAAILELVASGEREETVRAMTEMGLFHQLVLHSHTSQYGQLTRGRRMVTDKTRMVMEEIMQEIVTGAFAKEWMLEQQAGLPLFKGLWKQSLRHSFTAAEKRVHDKLARKEKE, encoded by the coding sequence ATGCCCAGGATTTATTACGACCAGGATGCCGATCTTTCCTATCTGAAGGACAAAACGGTGGCCATTGTAGGCTATGGTAACCAGGGCCGCTCACAGGCGCTGAACCTGAGGGATAGCGGCATTAACGTTATCGTAGGCAATACCAGGGACCGGGCCTGGGATCAGGCTAAGGAGGACGGCTTTGAAACCTATCCGGTGGCTGAGGCCGTGGAGAGGGCCGATGTCATTGCCCTGCTGGTACCTGACGAAATAGCTCCCCAGGTTTATGAGGAAAGCATTGTGCCTCATCTCAAGGAAGGAAAGGTCCTGGATTTTGCCAGCGGCTATAATGTTACCTATGATTTCATCCAATTCCCCGAGTACATCGACGTGATTATGGTAGCACCCCGTATGATCGGTCGCTCAGTGCGGGACCTCTTCGTGCAGGGAAGTGGTGGACCCAGCCTGGTAGGCGTTCACCAGGATTATTCCGGCCAGGCCTGGGAGAGGGCCCTGGCCTTTGCCAAGGGAATAGGCTCCACCCGGGTGGGTGCCGTAGAATCCAGCTTTGAAGAGGAGACCCGCTGCGACCTCTTCGGCGAGCAGCTGTCCGGCGGGTTGCTTTATATGATCCGGACCGCCTATGAGATTATGGTGGCCAACGGCATAAGTGAGGAGGCCGCTATCCTGGAGCTCGTGGCTTCCGGTGAGCGGGAGGAAACGGTCCGGGCCATGACGGAAATGGGTCTCTTCCATCAACTGGTGCTTCATTCCCACACCAGCCAGTACGGCCAGTTGACCCGGGGCCGACGCATGGTGACCGACAAAACCAGGATGGTAATGGAAGAGATCATGCAGGAAATCGTGACCGGAGCCTTTGCCAAGGAGTGGATGCTGGAACAACAGGCGGGCCTGCCCCTGTTTAAGGGCCTCTGGAAGCAGAGCCTGCGCCATTCGTTCACAGCAGCAGAAAAGCGTGTACACGACAAGCTGGCTCGAAAAGAGAAGGAATAA
- a CDS encoding 4Fe-4S binding protein: MVSSIDLSVDLAGVRLANPLILSEGPLSGSARLIEKVAEHRVGAIITKSIRQEKAQSPNLYMIKAGRGLLNADWSDMGFKAWCHELRQLQIKVPLITNVATNHVPPREAAEFAAVLQDCGASIVTFSDYEVENLVEVVSRARQRVQVPIMVKLPPFVPNLNRLIQRLEEAGVSAIAAMDAVGPGLLIDIETGAPLLGGPGGSGYLSGPPILPLALHYIAEISRHAKVPVVGVGGVGGYQDVLQMIMAGATAVGLHSAAILQGPGIFDKIASDLEQYLVGKGFQNLGQLRRLLHRRLAEQSEIYDWRASIRQELCNGCGLCLRSCFKGAINEGAHGMVVATEECAGCGVCVTTCPRGAIAPPAR; the protein is encoded by the coding sequence ATGGTTAGCAGTATTGACCTGTCAGTTGATTTAGCCGGCGTCCGGTTGGCTAACCCCCTGATCTTAAGCGAAGGGCCTTTAAGTGGAAGCGCCAGGCTCATCGAAAAGGTGGCCGAGCACAGGGTGGGCGCCATTATCACCAAAAGCATACGCCAGGAAAAGGCCCAGTCGCCCAACCTTTATATGATCAAGGCCGGCCGGGGGTTGCTCAACGCTGACTGGAGCGATATGGGATTCAAGGCCTGGTGCCATGAGCTTAGGCAGCTGCAAATAAAGGTACCGTTAATCACCAATGTAGCTACCAACCATGTGCCCCCCAGGGAAGCAGCCGAGTTCGCTGCCGTTTTGCAGGATTGCGGCGCCAGCATAGTGACGTTTTCGGATTATGAAGTGGAAAACCTGGTGGAAGTGGTGAGCCGGGCCCGCCAGAGGGTCCAGGTGCCCATAATGGTTAAACTGCCCCCCTTTGTGCCCAACCTAAACCGGTTAATCCAGCGCCTGGAAGAGGCCGGCGTCAGCGCCATTGCAGCCATGGATGCCGTAGGTCCCGGGCTGCTCATCGATATTGAGACCGGAGCCCCCCTCCTGGGAGGTCCCGGGGGCAGCGGATATTTATCTGGACCCCCAATCCTCCCCCTGGCCCTGCATTATATAGCCGAAATCAGCCGTCATGCTAAGGTTCCGGTAGTGGGTGTAGGCGGAGTGGGCGGCTACCAGGATGTACTTCAGATGATCATGGCCGGAGCTACGGCCGTAGGCCTCCATTCGGCGGCCATTCTGCAGGGGCCTGGCATCTTCGATAAGATAGCCAGTGACCTGGAACAGTATCTGGTTGGCAAGGGCTTCCAAAACCTTGGGCAACTAAGGAGACTGCTCCATCGGAGGTTAGCAGAGCAGTCGGAAATCTACGACTGGAGGGCCAGCATAAGGCAGGAGCTCTGTAATGGCTGCGGCCTCTGCTTGAGGTCCTGCTTTAAAGGCGCCATAAATGAAGGGGCTCATGGTATGGTAGTCGCAACTGAGGAATGTGCCGGTTGCGGGGTTTGTGTTACTACCTGCCCCAGGGGCGCCATTGCCCCGCCGGCCAGGTAA
- a CDS encoding BMP family lipoprotein, with protein MKKLLVVILALFLSVAFVGCGGQTGQQGGQKGGQSTASGNQGEKKLRFVMVTDQAGVGDEGFNDMAWAGLKRAEKELGAEIKVIESSEMTQYTTNLAAGAEQGYNMVVAVGFLLVDALKEVAPRYPNTKFVIIDGVVEGPNVASVVFKENEGAYLAGALAGLTTKTNKLGYVGGMEAPPTIRFESGWLAGIKTTNPKAETSVAYVGSFNDPGKAKETALAQYNQGVDIIFEVAGLGGLGVIEAAKNSKEGNLYVAVDRDKSKIGGGRQLTAVLKRIDNAVFEIAQKVKDGTFKGGIYELGLKEGGMGLPETTKEKATPEAMAVVEKLKKMILDGQLQVPKSREEVKTFTPPSLK; from the coding sequence ATGAAAAAGTTGTTAGTCGTGATTTTAGCCCTGTTTTTAAGCGTAGCCTTTGTGGGCTGCGGCGGCCAGACCGGTCAGCAGGGCGGGCAGAAAGGCGGTCAAAGCACTGCGTCCGGGAACCAGGGGGAAAAGAAGCTTCGCTTTGTAATGGTTACGGACCAGGCGGGGGTAGGGGATGAAGGCTTCAACGACATGGCCTGGGCCGGCCTAAAAAGAGCCGAAAAAGAATTGGGAGCCGAGATCAAGGTCATCGAGTCATCGGAGATGACCCAGTATACCACCAATTTGGCAGCCGGAGCCGAACAGGGTTATAATATGGTAGTGGCCGTAGGCTTTCTCCTGGTAGATGCCTTGAAGGAAGTGGCACCCCGCTACCCAAATACTAAATTTGTAATAATTGACGGGGTAGTAGAAGGTCCTAATGTGGCTTCCGTGGTCTTCAAGGAAAACGAAGGGGCTTATCTGGCCGGGGCTTTAGCGGGGCTAACCACCAAGACCAATAAGTTGGGTTATGTGGGCGGTATGGAGGCACCGCCGACCATAAGGTTCGAATCGGGCTGGCTGGCGGGCATCAAAACCACCAACCCCAAAGCGGAAACCTCAGTGGCCTATGTGGGCAGCTTCAACGACCCCGGCAAAGCCAAGGAGACTGCCCTGGCCCAGTACAACCAGGGCGTCGACATCATTTTTGAAGTGGCAGGCCTGGGCGGTTTGGGAGTCATTGAGGCGGCCAAAAATTCTAAGGAAGGCAATTTGTATGTAGCAGTTGACCGGGATAAGTCTAAGATCGGCGGAGGCCGGCAGCTAACGGCGGTTTTGAAGCGCATCGATAATGCCGTTTTTGAAATAGCTCAAAAGGTGAAGGATGGTACCTTTAAAGGCGGCATCTATGAACTTGGTCTGAAGGAAGGCGGCATGGGCCTGCCGGAAACCACCAAGGAAAAGGCCACTCCCGAGGCCATGGCGGTGGTAGAAAAGCTAAAAAAGATGATCCTGGACGGCCAGCTCCAGGTTCCCAAGAGCAGGGAAGAAGTCAAGACCTTTACTCCCCCCAGCTTAAAGTAG
- a CDS encoding ABC transporter ATP-binding protein, which translates to MNIVEMRDIVKRFPGVVANDGITLQVRQGEIHALLGENGAGKTTLMNILYGLYRPDAGEICLRGQKVAIHSPDQAIKLGIGMVHQHFMLVPTLTVAENLVVGAEPVKGPFLDLRLAVAKVEAISQEYGLRVDPLARIQDISVGMQQRVEILKALYRGTKILILDEPTAVLTPQEISELHIILEKLRSSGHTIIIITHKLKEVRQFSDRVTVIRNGRNIDTVDSKKTSESELARMMVGREVMLRVDKKPAEPGQVVLRLEGVEANNYRGLPALKGVTLEVRAGEIVGVAGVEGNGQTELVEVLTGLRQPTAGDIYFGGQKIVRGQPRQLMGLGLGHIPEDRQKRGLVLDFNIMENLLLGFEDAAAFSRGPLLDYASIQDFAKKLVKEYDVRTPSIKSMARTLSGGNQQKVIVAREIARQPKLLIAAQPTRGLDVGAIEFVHQQLLKQRDTGAAVLLVSYELDEIMNLSDRILVIYGGKIVAGFQAGQVSTEELGFLMGGGSVAKAG; encoded by the coding sequence ATGAACATTGTGGAAATGCGTGACATAGTTAAGCGTTTCCCGGGAGTTGTGGCCAATGATGGAATAACGCTGCAAGTTCGCCAGGGGGAAATTCACGCCCTCCTGGGGGAAAACGGGGCCGGAAAAACTACGTTGATGAATATTCTATATGGCCTGTACCGGCCCGATGCTGGCGAGATCTGCCTCCGCGGCCAAAAAGTTGCGATTCATAGCCCGGACCAGGCCATCAAGCTCGGTATAGGTATGGTCCACCAGCATTTTATGCTGGTGCCGACTTTGACCGTGGCAGAAAACCTGGTGGTAGGAGCTGAACCGGTCAAGGGTCCCTTTTTGGATCTCAGGTTAGCCGTTGCCAAAGTAGAGGCAATTTCCCAGGAATACGGGCTCAGGGTCGATCCCCTGGCCCGTATTCAAGACATTTCGGTAGGCATGCAGCAGCGGGTGGAGATCCTGAAAGCCCTTTATCGAGGTACTAAAATACTCATCCTGGATGAGCCTACTGCCGTGCTTACCCCCCAGGAAATAAGCGAGCTGCATATCATACTGGAGAAACTGCGGTCCAGCGGCCATACCATAATCATCATAACCCACAAACTCAAGGAAGTGAGGCAGTTCAGCGACAGGGTTACGGTTATCCGCAATGGTCGTAATATAGACACGGTGGACAGCAAAAAGACCTCCGAAAGCGAACTGGCCCGGATGATGGTGGGCCGGGAAGTCATGCTGCGGGTAGACAAAAAGCCGGCGGAACCCGGCCAGGTGGTGCTACGCCTGGAGGGTGTGGAGGCCAACAATTACCGGGGGCTTCCAGCACTAAAGGGAGTTACCCTGGAAGTCCGGGCCGGTGAAATAGTGGGTGTGGCCGGGGTAGAAGGCAACGGCCAGACGGAACTCGTGGAAGTGCTCACGGGCCTGCGCCAGCCCACGGCAGGCGACATTTATTTTGGCGGTCAAAAAATAGTCCGTGGGCAGCCTCGCCAGTTGATGGGTTTGGGCTTGGGTCATATCCCGGAGGACAGGCAGAAGAGGGGGCTGGTGCTGGATTTTAACATCATGGAGAACCTGCTGCTGGGTTTTGAGGATGCGGCCGCCTTCAGCCGGGGCCCGCTCCTGGACTATGCCAGCATCCAGGATTTCGCCAAAAAGCTAGTAAAAGAGTACGACGTTCGCACACCCAGCATAAAGTCCATGGCCCGGACCCTGTCGGGAGGCAACCAGCAGAAGGTAATCGTTGCTCGCGAAATCGCGCGGCAACCCAAGCTATTGATCGCCGCCCAGCCCACCCGGGGCCTGGATGTGGGTGCCATTGAATTTGTTCACCAGCAGTTGCTGAAGCAGCGGGATACCGGGGCGGCGGTCTTGCTGGTATCGTATGAACTGGATGAAATCATGAATTTAAGCGACCGCATCCTGGTAATCTACGGCGGGAAAATAGTGGCCGGCTTCCAGGCAGGACAGGTTTCCACGGAGGAACTCGGTTTCTTAATGGGCGGGGGTTCGGTAGCTAAAGCCGGATAA
- a CDS encoding ABC transporter permease gives MKVTTYLWEAAGSLLDPIVAIIIALTLGAVVVSALGNDVGLAYRALFKGAFGNLRSLTETLLATTPLLLTGLAFGVAFRCGLFNIGIEGQLYIGSIVGAYVGFTFSGLPPLVLLPLTLAAGAAAGAAWGFLPGLLKAKVGAHEVINTIMMNYIAIHLTSYLVGPDGPLRAPGELPATPWIAEGARLAKLVPGTRLNTGIFIALGAAVLVWVILWKSRQGYKIRAVGLNPLAAEYAGINVSRSIITAMMLSGCLAGLAGIVEVAGLHYRFYDSFSPGYGFDAIAVSLLGANHPVGIALAALLFGALKTGAMSMQVLAGTNRELVRLLQSLVIFFVAAKWSVITILQWKARKEGSIDGRDHGSVKRAV, from the coding sequence ATGAAAGTAACAACTTACCTTTGGGAGGCGGCCGGCAGCTTACTGGATCCAATTGTCGCCATCATTATCGCCCTAACATTGGGGGCCGTGGTGGTGTCTGCTTTAGGCAATGATGTGGGGCTGGCCTACCGGGCGCTATTTAAAGGAGCCTTCGGCAACCTCCGGAGCTTAACTGAGACGCTTCTGGCCACTACTCCCCTGCTGTTGACCGGCCTGGCCTTTGGCGTGGCCTTCCGGTGTGGCCTCTTCAATATCGGGATTGAAGGCCAGTTGTATATAGGTTCCATAGTAGGAGCCTACGTGGGCTTCACCTTTAGCGGGTTGCCACCTTTGGTGCTTTTGCCTTTAACCCTCGCGGCAGGGGCAGCAGCTGGCGCTGCGTGGGGTTTTTTGCCCGGCCTTCTCAAGGCTAAGGTTGGGGCCCATGAAGTAATCAACACGATCATGATGAACTATATTGCCATCCACCTCACCAGCTACCTCGTAGGCCCGGATGGCCCCTTGCGGGCCCCGGGGGAACTGCCGGCCACGCCCTGGATAGCAGAAGGGGCCCGTCTCGCTAAACTGGTCCCGGGCACCAGGCTTAACACAGGTATCTTCATAGCCCTGGGGGCAGCCGTTCTGGTCTGGGTAATCCTGTGGAAGAGCCGCCAGGGCTACAAAATCCGGGCTGTCGGCCTTAATCCCCTGGCTGCCGAATACGCAGGGATCAATGTGAGTCGGAGTATAATTACCGCTATGATGTTAAGCGGCTGTTTGGCCGGCCTGGCCGGGATAGTGGAAGTAGCCGGACTGCATTACCGCTTCTACGATTCCTTTTCACCGGGGTACGGCTTTGACGCCATAGCAGTATCCCTGCTGGGGGCCAACCACCCGGTGGGCATAGCCCTGGCGGCCCTCTTGTTCGGCGCCTTGAAGACCGGGGCCATGAGTATGCAGGTGCTGGCCGGAACCAACAGGGAGCTAGTGCGGCTATTGCAGTCCCTGGTGATCTTCTTTGTGGCCGCCAAATGGAGCGTAATTACCATCTTGCAGTGGAAAGCCAGGAAGGAGGGGAGCATAGATGGCAGAGACCATGGCAGCGTTAAGCGGGCTGTTTAG